Proteins encoded together in one Thermococcus sp. MAR1 window:
- a CDS encoding YhcH/YjgK/YiaL family protein, whose protein sequence is LGLGLMILDSLSNINQYASLHPLFVKAIEYINNTDLHAAEVGKYDIAEGLKAIYSDKKGVTAEESNAKFECHDKNIDIQICIRGKETIGYKPRSTCKQLKGEYNAEKDVSYYADAPDTYFQLTDNQFTIFYP, encoded by the coding sequence TTTAGGGTTAGGGCTTATGATATTAGATTCACTTTCCAACATCAATCAATATGCTTCTTTGCATCCTTTATTTGTAAAAGCAATTGAATACATCAACAATACAGATTTACATGCTGCAGAGGTTGGCAAATACGATATTGCAGAAGGTTTAAAAGCTATTTACTCTGACAAAAAAGGAGTAACAGCTGAAGAAAGTAATGCCAAATTTGAGTGCCACGATAAAAACATTGATATTCAGATTTGCATAAGAGGCAAAGAAACAATCGGTTATAAACCCCGTAGTACCTGCAAACAATTGAAAGGAGAATACAACGCAGAAAAAGATGTAAGCTATTATGCAGATGCACCCGATACTTATTTTCAGTTAACAGATAATCAATTTACCATCTTTTATCCG